The Phalacrocorax carbo chromosome 11, bPhaCar2.1, whole genome shotgun sequence genome includes a region encoding these proteins:
- the AGTR2 gene encoding type-2 angiotensin II receptor, giving the protein MQSNYSLVVTTRETLQVLYTALTNSSAALRSSAPCPLASSDYQFSLIPALFSVVFVLGLVGNSVVVVVLCRHSGPKTVANIYIFNLAMADLLCLATLPFWATYYAQGYNWFFGSLMCKISSSVLCLNMFASIFFITCMSMDRYHAIVYPIRSQRRTPQQAYFIALLVWGLACLSSLPTFYFRDTHYIESLGVNACIMAFPHENYEKWSVATAFLKNALGFFIPLTVITTCYIWIRKHLLKAQEFGKTKQKRDKVLKLVAAVVVAFLISWLPFHILTFLDALAHMNIINNCDVTESIDTALPFGICMAFTNSCINPLLYCFIGNQFQEKLHRLFKRRVYQFNSHQESSSLRKGSCLRDAETPMGREEGPESLL; this is encoded by the coding sequence ATGCAGAGCAACTACTCCCTGGTCGTCACCACCAGAGAAACTCTCCAAGTCCTCTATACAGCACTGACAAACTCATCAGCTGCATTGCGCTCCTCCGCTCCCTGCCCACTTGCCTCTTCAGATTATCAGTTTTCACTAATTCCTGCACTtttctctgtggtttttgttCTGGGGTTGGTTGGCAACAGTGTGGTGGTTGTGGTGCTTTGTCGCCACAGTGGCCCCAAAACAGTTGCTAATATCTACATTTTCAACCTGGCCATGGCAGATCTGCTGTGCCTTGCCACCCTTCCCTTCTGGGCTACCTACTACGCACAGGGGTATAACTGGTTCTTCGGGTCTCTCATGTGCAAAATCTCCAGTTCTGTCCTGTGCTTGAACATGTTTGCGagtatatttttcattacatgCATGAGCATGGACCGGTACCATGCTATTGTCTATCCTATTCGCTCTCAAAGAAGAACTCCACAACAAGCTTATTTTATAGCATTGCTTGTGTGGGGCCTTGCCTGTTTGTCCTCCCTCCCAACTTTTTATTTCCGTGACACTCACTACATTGAAAGTTTGGGGGTCAATGCTTGCATTATGGCCTTTCCTcatgaaaattatgaaaaatggTCTGTGGCAACAGCCTTCCTGAAAAATGCACTCGGCTTCTTCATCCCCTTGACAGTGATCACCACGTGCTACATCTGGATCAGGAAGCACTTGCTCAAAGCACAGGAGTTTGGGAAAACCAAGCAGAAGAGGGACAAAGTCCTAAAGCTGGTGGCTGCTGTTGTTGTGGCCTTCTTAATTTCCTGGCTCCCATTCcacattttaacatttttggaTGCGTTGGCTCATATGAACATCATTAACAACTGTGACGTGACAGAGAGCATCGACACAGCGCTGCCATTTGGGATCTGCATGGCATTCACCAACAGCTGCATCAACCCTTTGCTGTACTGCTTTATTGGGAACCAGTTCCAGGAGAAGCTCCATCGCTTGTTTAAGCGACGAGTTTATCAGTTCAACAGCCATCAGGAGAGCTCTTCTTTGAGGAAAGGGAGCTGCCTCAGAGATGCCGAGACCCCCATGGGCAGGGAAGAGGGGCCTGAGTCCTTGCTGTAG